The following proteins are co-located in the Microcystis wesenbergii NRERC-220 genome:
- a CDS encoding RNA-guided endonuclease InsQ/TnpB family protein — MITLTYQYKLKVNRQQEREIVHILDVGKSVYNYALSERKDWLNSRKSLADHCSLVSEYIIPADEPYPNYFVQAKNLTEAKKVYPILKTVNAQVLQQVLKTVDKAFSDMKSKGFGFPRFKKKMRSFVFPALSKNFLGDEYLNFPQLGKIRIRKSREYPSGFEPKQARIIQKASGFYVSVSFQSTELVPDMTVGKTCLGIDAGIESFVATSRGDLIKAPRFLLKVQSKLKLLQRRLKRKTKGSNSWLKLQEKIARLHEKVSNTRRDWHFKLAHYLCDLADNIFVEDINFVSWSRGIVRKQSLDSGIGSFINEILPFVIWKRGKYYLKVDKNGTSQECPNCGAITGKKALSERVHRCDSCGHIEPRDTASAKVIENRGKNAVGLTVLENARGGDLTGILQLNQVDLVKSLRTENPPLHRASG, encoded by the coding sequence GTGATAACGCTTACCTACCAGTACAAACTAAAGGTAAATAGGCAACAGGAACGGGAGATTGTACATATTCTCGATGTTGGCAAGAGCGTTTATAATTACGCTCTCTCGGAACGGAAAGATTGGTTAAACTCTCGAAAGTCTCTTGCGGATCACTGTTCGCTAGTTTCCGAGTACATAATTCCTGCGGATGAACCTTATCCTAATTACTTCGTTCAAGCCAAAAATCTAACGGAAGCTAAAAAAGTTTACCCGATATTAAAGACGGTTAACGCTCAAGTTTTACAGCAAGTTTTAAAAACTGTAGATAAAGCTTTTTCTGACATGAAATCGAAAGGCTTCGGCTTTCCTAGATTTAAGAAAAAGATGCGGAGTTTTGTTTTTCCTGCGCTGTCAAAAAACTTCTTAGGTGACGAATACTTAAATTTTCCGCAATTGGGAAAAATTCGGATTAGGAAATCTAGGGAGTACCCGTCTGGGTTTGAGCCTAAACAAGCTCGAATTATCCAAAAAGCGTCGGGATTTTACGTTTCGGTTTCTTTCCAATCTACGGAATTAGTTCCCGATATGACAGTGGGGAAGACCTGTTTAGGAATTGACGCGGGAATTGAAAGTTTTGTCGCTACTTCACGAGGAGATTTAATCAAAGCCCCTCGATTTTTGTTGAAAGTACAGAGTAAGCTTAAATTGCTACAAAGACGCTTGAAACGGAAAACTAAAGGCTCAAACAGTTGGTTAAAACTTCAGGAGAAGATAGCAAGATTACATGAAAAAGTGTCTAATACTCGTAGAGATTGGCACTTTAAACTAGCTCATTATCTTTGTGATCTTGCTGATAATATCTTTGTTGAGGATATTAACTTCGTTTCCTGGTCTAGGGGTATCGTTAGAAAACAATCTCTAGATTCGGGCATCGGTAGTTTTATTAACGAGATACTACCGTTTGTTATTTGGAAACGGGGAAAATATTATCTTAAGGTTGATAAAAACGGAACCTCGCAAGAGTGTCCGAATTGTGGCGCAATTACTGGTAAAAAAGCATTATCGGAAAGAGTTCACCGGTGTGATTCTTGCGGTCACATAGAACCAAGAGATACAGCATCAGCAAAGGTAATCGAGAACCGAGGAAAAAACGCGGTCGGACTGACCGTGTTAGAAAACGCTCGCGGAGGCGATTTGACGGGGATCCTCCAGTTAAACCAGGTCGATCTAGTTAAAAGCCTAAGAACCGAGAATCCCCCGCTACACCGCGCGAGCGGTTAG
- the tnpA gene encoding IS200/IS605 family transposase, whose amino-acid sequence MSTDYNHGFRSVYRLTAQVVFVIKYRRKAINNEILARLKEIFASTLTKWESVLLDFNGESDHVHLIIDDKPDIALSKLIANLKTVSSSLIRQEFPYLAAKYFYNKPYFWAGAYFVASCGGVTVEQLKKYVENQNSPKVETLLR is encoded by the coding sequence ATGTCAACCGATTACAATCATGGATTTCGCTCTGTTTATAGACTTACCGCTCAGGTCGTATTCGTCATCAAATACCGGCGAAAAGCTATTAACAATGAAATCTTAGCTCGACTTAAAGAAATCTTTGCGTCAACGCTGACGAAATGGGAAAGCGTGTTGCTTGATTTCAATGGTGAATCGGATCACGTTCACCTGATTATTGATGACAAGCCTGACATCGCTTTATCCAAATTAATCGCTAACCTTAAAACAGTTAGTAGTAGCTTAATTAGACAAGAATTTCCGTATTTGGCGGCCAAGTATTTCTACAACAAACCCTATTTTTGGGCGGGAGCTTATTTCGTGGCTAGTTGTGGTGGAGTAACTGTTGAACAACTAAAAAAATATGTTGAGAATCAAAACTCCCCGAAAGTGGAAACGCTACTGCGTTAG
- a CDS encoding calcium-binding protein codes for MPITISAPIGSTTGFNITAPTATTSLTAFWTANATNINLAVSIPTTVTGRNLTSLGRFSGRATWRLRNGVGQTDVASANLTGYNSSFSQNYFLAAGTDTFVSSTFLGTHILDFGGGQSFTKAENTANSSNSIASLSGTENYVLRGANGNDSITGSNQADTLFGFDGDDILSGIGGADSLVGGAGADRLVGGLGADTLTGGDGNDTLTGNGGTTNTLDGGNGADRFVFTNQGGQIVSQFITGDNDVFAFTVTNYSGAPAAGTPPVVSNAATAANLSSSIIVDIFDNIEALETTKPLIRFAFATDTKTLLYDNDSDWSTANIPVATITSITGTLAAANFAFI; via the coding sequence ATGCCTATCACCATTTCTGCTCCGATTGGCTCCACCACGGGTTTTAATATCACGGCTCCAACAGCAACCACATCTCTAACAGCTTTTTGGACAGCTAATGCAACAAATATCAACCTAGCCGTTTCTATCCCTACCACAGTCACCGGTAGAAATCTTACTTCTTTAGGCAGATTTTCTGGACGTGCCACTTGGAGACTTCGCAACGGAGTCGGTCAGACTGACGTGGCGAGTGCTAACCTAACTGGTTATAATAGCTCTTTTTCACAAAATTATTTTCTTGCTGCCGGAACTGACACTTTCGTCTCCTCCACTTTTTTAGGAACCCATATCCTCGACTTTGGTGGTGGTCAAAGCTTTACTAAAGCAGAAAACACGGCTAATTCCAGTAACAGTATTGCCTCTTTGAGTGGCACTGAAAATTACGTCCTCAGAGGTGCCAATGGAAACGATAGCATAACTGGCAGCAACCAAGCTGATACCCTATTCGGTTTCGACGGAGACGATATCCTGAGTGGTATCGGGGGTGCGGATTCCCTAGTTGGTGGCGCGGGAGCCGATCGCCTAGTTGGTGGACTGGGAGCCGATACCCTAACCGGTGGCGACGGAAACGATACCCTAACCGGTAACGGGGGAACGACGAATACCCTGGATGGTGGTAATGGTGCTGATAGATTTGTATTTACCAATCAGGGTGGTCAGATAGTTTCCCAATTCATTACCGGTGACAATGATGTCTTTGCATTTACTGTTACTAATTACTCGGGCGCTCCAGCAGCAGGTACGCCGCCAGTTGTTAGTAATGCGGCTACTGCTGCCAATCTTTCTAGCAGTATCATTGTTGATATTTTTGATAATATCGAGGCCTTGGAGACTACTAAACCATTAATTCGTTTTGCCTTCGCCACCGATACAAAGACCCTCCTCTATGACAATGACAGTGACTGGTCAACCGCCAACATCCCCGTTGCGACAATTACCTCGATTACTGGTACATTAGCTGCTGCTAATTTCGCCTTCATTTAA
- a CDS encoding PspA/IM30 family protein — protein MKLLKKLTPKALIFWLIGDKAGNSLVAIWNWLWGIPIESGGKIAVESARESLESMQKSLAELTESVAQVVAAQQSAQAQYEAKKQEHTNYLQQAVTAQKKGLQEAARLAMVKVLSLEKILPAMKDRVDNAEKVVIAAKEKLRKEQEKIEHYKLEMSNLKAISSMNEALGKINEFDSSLNLNTSRDRFEDANEAIKDRYRKENAYSELSENYSEKLAQEIDLLSLDDEINRRLAEFNQQS, from the coding sequence ATGAAATTGTTAAAAAAATTAACCCCAAAAGCCTTGATTTTTTGGCTGATCGGTGATAAGGCAGGAAATTCTCTCGTTGCGATCTGGAATTGGTTGTGGGGTATTCCCATCGAATCCGGCGGCAAAATTGCCGTAGAATCGGCCAGAGAATCCCTAGAATCGATGCAAAAATCCCTAGCGGAATTAACAGAATCGGTGGCGCAAGTAGTAGCAGCCCAGCAATCGGCCCAAGCACAATACGAGGCAAAAAAACAGGAACACACAAACTACTTGCAACAGGCTGTCACCGCTCAAAAAAAAGGTCTTCAAGAAGCGGCAAGACTAGCTATGGTTAAGGTTCTCTCCCTAGAAAAAATTCTACCCGCTATGAAAGATCGGGTCGATAATGCCGAAAAAGTAGTCATTGCTGCTAAGGAAAAACTTCGTAAAGAGCAGGAAAAAATCGAGCATTATAAGTTAGAAATGAGCAACTTAAAAGCGATTAGTTCCATGAATGAGGCTTTAGGCAAAATAAACGAATTTGATAGTAGTCTCAACCTCAATACCTCCCGCGATCGCTTTGAGGATGCCAATGAAGCGATTAAAGACCGTTATCGAAAAGAAAACGCCTATAGTGAATTAAGCGAGAACTATAGCGAGAAATTAGCTCAAGAAATCGATTTATTAAGCCTTGATGACGAAATTAACCGCCGTTTAGCCGAATTCAATCAGCAAAGTTAA
- a CDS encoding ABC transporter substrate-binding protein — MSRVVILKIGDGSFETGFSVTLEIRDNHLLIAPFAEGKLVPNLDIAAALQNYRRAYYHWVESQPSLGITVPHSMITHAAVGDPRDNLRKATQTLKDSLNEWLNSSSLSSIQNRILFHIGTESEVRFFIQTTHFDLQQIPWECWNFLRDWWNDVEIALTIQRNPPIINLTPPIHVLVILGNIDIENEHNYLGLSSLQTVLGNPDKVYIQILSPSSEVPLSTINIQNELIKNPWDIVVYLGHSQTSSDGHDGVFIIDNDTALSPEHNLRNSLKIAVKKGLKLVICNSCDGLGIGRQLANIGVPHIIVMKEPIAVRVALRFLEVFLPNFLGHKSLQESLTSARQELRLHEFEKDAASSSLLPRLIENPEEPPLILPLPPENTEENHQNSYEQSWPLRLSSRWKQALLFILSILVTLSVLYWGGVFSDDASKYPEISLGEEILLKTNRQDNIIERGRQAFKNKEYKQAIQLFKKSLDRLPNNPEIRIYYNNARAAYQDRNPLKIATSVPLGNNPETAQEILRGIALFQEDLNDEQAKNPDFHFLQVVVANDNNSPVDAKDRAEKFVKDPSILAVVGHNASAASEAAKDIYVQGKIVALSPTSFSPKISGNGYVYKMVPDLETFATTLSEYIRKQTDKLIIQNPTNLICYDNRSGDNYNFAQKYRNILLGQQFQKVIKDADFDCNIEPKNNLDQEKIYQKIAQYQVNILMVAPYIDDLKRAVSIFKQRPAQQLNLVILGSPTFQSYLTLAEGKQGVENLVITVPWYDLKQDNYIHSFWQNKINVWRTPMAYDATKVILTALRQLYQQGQKFDRELLNQVLRNDFSIEGMTGTVRFDENGVRNMNNNPDDRRYLILQVKKGQFVPLAPIKSAGSV; from the coding sequence ATGAGCAGAGTTGTGATTCTGAAAATTGGTGATGGCAGTTTTGAAACGGGATTTTCCGTCACTCTAGAAATTCGTGACAATCATCTCTTGATAGCACCTTTTGCCGAGGGGAAATTAGTCCCTAACCTTGACATTGCTGCCGCTTTGCAAAATTATCGTCGAGCTTATTATCATTGGGTAGAAAGTCAACCCAGTTTAGGAATTACCGTTCCTCATAGTATGATCACCCATGCAGCGGTAGGTGATCCTAGAGACAACCTCAGAAAAGCCACTCAAACTTTAAAAGATAGCTTAAATGAATGGCTAAATTCCAGTTCTCTGAGTTCGATACAAAATCGTATCTTGTTCCATATAGGTACTGAGTCAGAAGTAAGATTTTTTATCCAAACTACCCACTTTGATTTACAACAAATTCCCTGGGAGTGTTGGAATTTTTTACGGGATTGGTGGAATGATGTGGAAATTGCTCTTACTATCCAGAGAAATCCTCCGATAATTAACCTTACTCCTCCGATTCATGTTTTAGTAATTTTGGGTAATATTGACATCGAAAACGAGCATAATTACCTGGGTTTATCCAGTTTGCAAACGGTCCTAGGAAACCCAGATAAGGTTTATATACAAATATTAAGTCCCAGTTCAGAAGTTCCTCTTTCAACGATAAATATTCAGAATGAGTTGATCAAAAATCCATGGGATATTGTAGTTTATTTAGGTCATAGTCAAACCAGTAGCGACGGACATGATGGAGTTTTTATCATTGATAATGATACGGCTTTATCTCCTGAACATAATTTAAGAAATTCCCTGAAAATAGCTGTTAAAAAAGGCTTAAAACTTGTTATCTGTAACTCCTGCGATGGGTTAGGTATCGGTCGTCAGTTGGCTAATATCGGAGTACCGCATATTATTGTTATGAAAGAACCCATCGCTGTGCGGGTTGCTTTGAGATTTCTAGAAGTTTTTCTTCCCAATTTTCTTGGACATAAATCCCTACAGGAATCCTTAACAAGCGCTCGACAAGAATTAAGATTACATGAATTTGAGAAGGATGCTGCTAGTTCTTCTTTACTGCCTCGTTTGATAGAAAATCCTGAAGAACCACCGTTAATTTTACCTTTACCCCCTGAAAATACGGAGGAAAATCACCAAAATAGTTATGAGCAAAGTTGGCCTTTACGTCTATCTAGTCGCTGGAAACAAGCTCTGTTATTTATTTTAAGTATTCTGGTAACTTTATCAGTTTTATATTGGGGAGGAGTATTTTCCGATGATGCTAGTAAATACCCAGAAATTAGCCTAGGTGAAGAAATATTATTAAAGACAAACCGACAAGATAACATTATTGAACGGGGAAGACAAGCTTTTAAAAATAAAGAATATAAACAAGCAATTCAGCTTTTTAAAAAATCCCTCGATCGCTTGCCAAATAATCCAGAGATTCGCATCTATTATAATAACGCTCGTGCGGCCTATCAAGACAGAAATCCCTTAAAAATTGCCACCAGTGTTCCGCTTGGTAATAATCCAGAAACTGCTCAGGAAATTTTACGAGGTATTGCTTTATTCCAAGAGGATTTAAACGATGAACAGGCCAAAAACCCCGATTTTCACTTTCTACAGGTAGTGGTCGCTAATGATAATAATAGCCCCGTAGATGCCAAAGATCGAGCCGAAAAATTTGTTAAAGATCCGTCAATCTTAGCAGTGGTTGGTCATAATGCTTCTGCTGCTAGTGAAGCGGCCAAAGATATCTATGTACAAGGGAAAATTGTTGCCCTATCTCCCACCAGCTTTTCCCCGAAAATCTCCGGTAATGGCTATGTGTATAAGATGGTTCCCGATCTGGAAACTTTTGCCACAACCTTAAGTGAATACATCCGCAAACAAACTGACAAGCTAATTATCCAAAACCCCACTAATTTAATTTGTTACGATAATCGCTCTGGGGATAATTATAACTTCGCTCAAAAATATAGAAACATTCTTCTCGGTCAGCAGTTTCAAAAAGTCATTAAAGATGCAGATTTTGACTGCAATATCGAACCAAAAAATAATTTAGATCAAGAGAAAATTTATCAAAAAATCGCTCAATACCAAGTAAATATTCTCATGGTTGCTCCCTATATTGACGATCTGAAAAGAGCCGTCAGTATCTTTAAGCAACGTCCCGCACAACAGTTAAACTTAGTGATTTTAGGTTCCCCCACCTTTCAAAGTTATCTCACCCTTGCAGAAGGTAAACAAGGAGTAGAAAATTTAGTTATCACCGTGCCTTGGTATGATCTCAAACAAGATAATTATATCCACAGTTTTTGGCAAAATAAGATCAATGTTTGGCGCACTCCCATGGCCTACGATGCGACTAAAGTTATCCTCACCGCTTTGCGACAGTTATACCAACAAGGACAAAAATTCGATCGAGAATTATTAAATCAAGTTTTAAGAAACGATTTTTCTATCGAAGGAATGACTGGCACTGTTAGATTCGATGAGAATGGTGTCCGCAACATGAACAATAATCCTGATGATCGCCGCTACTTGATTCTACAGGTCAAAAAGGGTCAATTTGTCCCCCTCGCTCCCATTAAATCTGCCGGTTCAGTCTAA
- a CDS encoding fatty acid desaturase family protein, with protein MRVTFTENQGFRKELNKRVDAYFTENGIPTRDNFAMYLKTITILTWVIAAWLFVLFGPDIWWLKIIGCLVLGGGLAGIGFSIGHDANHGGYSSKKWVNSLLGMTYDYIIGTSSYLWRFRHNYLHHTYTNVLGYDVEIHGDGIVRMTPHAEHKWYHRYQHLFIPILYAIIPIYWSFSDVRSILFCNRFGEIKIPNPKPIDLFVLLSGKVVYLFWFIGIPLLVGYSPLEIAIGFLIAFMTYGVLACHVFMLAHVLEPAEFIQPSAANQIEDEWAIFQVRTTVDFAPKNAFLNWYLGGLNYQVVHHLFPQICHIHYPQIAPILAEVCQEFGVNYAVYPTLRGALAYNYRWLRQLGNKQSNFDLKLAS; from the coding sequence ATGCGAGTAACTTTTACCGAAAATCAGGGTTTTAGAAAGGAATTGAATAAACGGGTTGATGCTTATTTTACCGAAAACGGCATCCCCACCAGAGATAATTTTGCCATGTACCTGAAGACGATCACGATTTTAACTTGGGTAATTGCCGCTTGGCTATTTGTGCTTTTTGGTCCCGATATCTGGTGGCTAAAAATTATCGGTTGCCTGGTTTTAGGAGGAGGATTAGCAGGAATCGGTTTTAGCATTGGTCATGATGCAAACCATGGCGGCTATTCTAGTAAAAAATGGGTTAATTCTCTCCTTGGCATGACCTACGATTATATCATCGGTACTTCCAGTTATCTCTGGCGTTTTCGTCATAATTATCTCCATCATACCTACACCAATGTTTTAGGGTACGATGTGGAAATTCACGGCGATGGTATCGTGCGAATGACTCCCCATGCCGAGCATAAATGGTATCATCGTTATCAACATTTATTTATCCCGATTCTCTACGCTATAATTCCTATCTATTGGTCATTCTCCGATGTGCGCTCCATCCTCTTTTGTAATCGTTTTGGCGAGATTAAAATTCCCAATCCTAAACCGATCGATTTATTCGTTTTATTGAGCGGAAAAGTTGTTTATCTCTTTTGGTTTATTGGCATTCCTCTCTTAGTTGGTTATAGTCCCCTAGAAATAGCGATCGGTTTTCTCATTGCTTTTATGACCTATGGAGTGCTTGCCTGTCATGTATTTATGTTAGCTCACGTTTTGGAACCCGCCGAATTTATTCAACCCTCGGCAGCTAACCAAATCGAAGACGAATGGGCAATCTTTCAAGTGCGAACTACCGTAGATTTTGCTCCTAAAAATGCCTTTTTAAATTGGTATTTAGGGGGATTAAATTATCAAGTTGTTCACCATCTTTTTCCGCAAATTTGTCATATTCACTACCCCCAAATTGCCCCAATCTTAGCGGAAGTTTGCCAAGAATTTGGCGTTAATTATGCCGTTTATCCCACCCTGCGAGGTGCTTTAGCTTATAATTATCGTTGGCTCAGACAATTAGGCAATAAACAAAGTAATTTCGATCTCAAATTAGCCAGCTAA
- a CDS encoding DUF1822 family protein → MKVNLDILQQINPKSLWLTFSETEIKQARSILGQYSNQTAKNQALINYLVQICLSNWLKDNLDCSLQITPKNHQYLWEFINGFTWQIQDKKVTTIPSQAIDIEGLTIEQEWVDIPDLAADFYLGVQVDLAEKFLNIWGFISRQDVKNLAEYDPIYHQYYLDSEQIIDDLDILWQSCLEGESEQGKLESLANLSPATAENLIKKLSQVSPYSPRLDISCQQWLALLNNQQWREKLYQQRLEIIPTKLSQWLQGIISDKWQEILSTIDNYRPINPGFLLAAEKISSRESPTDIQREIRQLYASQKEVEFSEHLTPEEALAKLQHQTQDETIRWQAAEYLWNIDPHYPNAAIRKMLDVGSQLMGYKIALMVGVLSTSDQRIAVLIRAYAMDNFAKLPPGLSLQISDEIGQLIPGLEAIAREKPLDSYLQLYFLADADDRFNVNLSLGDSSITEQFSI, encoded by the coding sequence ATGAAAGTCAACCTCGATATTTTGCAACAAATTAACCCGAAATCCCTTTGGCTAACTTTTTCGGAAACAGAGATTAAACAAGCTCGATCGATTCTCGGTCAATACTCTAATCAAACCGCCAAAAATCAGGCTTTGATTAATTACTTGGTGCAAATATGCCTAAGTAATTGGCTGAAAGATAATCTTGATTGTTCCCTTCAAATAACACCTAAAAACCATCAGTATCTTTGGGAGTTTATTAACGGTTTTACTTGGCAAATTCAAGATAAAAAAGTTACCACTATTCCCAGTCAAGCGATTGACATTGAGGGATTGACAATAGAGCAAGAATGGGTTGATATTCCCGATTTAGCGGCAGATTTTTATCTAGGGGTGCAGGTAGATTTAGCAGAAAAATTCCTCAATATCTGGGGTTTTATATCCAGACAAGATGTTAAAAATCTCGCAGAATACGATCCAATTTACCATCAATATTATTTGGACAGTGAGCAAATAATTGATGATTTAGATATTCTTTGGCAGAGTTGTTTAGAGGGAGAGAGTGAACAAGGAAAACTGGAATCTTTAGCAAACTTATCGCCAGCAACAGCAGAAAATTTAATTAAAAAGTTAAGTCAAGTTTCACCCTATTCTCCGAGATTAGATATTAGTTGTCAGCAGTGGTTAGCTTTGTTGAATAATCAACAATGGCGAGAAAAACTTTATCAGCAGCGTCTAGAAATAATCCCCACTAAACTTAGTCAATGGTTGCAGGGAATTATTAGCGATAAATGGCAGGAAATCCTCAGCACTATCGACAATTATCGTCCAATTAATCCAGGGTTTTTGTTGGCTGCTGAAAAAATCAGCAGCCGAGAATCTCCGACAGATATTCAGCGAGAAATTAGACAACTGTATGCTAGTCAAAAAGAGGTGGAATTTTCGGAACATTTAACCCCAGAGGAAGCTTTAGCAAAACTGCAACATCAAACCCAAGATGAAACTATTCGCTGGCAAGCGGCCGAATATCTCTGGAATATTGATCCTCATTATCCCAATGCTGCTATTCGTAAAATGCTCGATGTGGGTAGTCAATTAATGGGTTATAAAATCGCTTTAATGGTGGGAGTTTTATCGACCAGTGACCAGAGAATTGCTGTCTTAATTCGTGCCTATGCCATGGACAATTTTGCCAAGCTACCCCCCGGTTTATCTTTGCAAATTAGCGATGAAATAGGCCAATTAATCCCCGGTTTAGAAGCAATAGCAAGGGAGAAACCCCTAGATAGCTATCTGCAACTTTATTTTCTAGCTGATGCCGACGATCGCTTTAATGTTAACCTAAGTTTAGGGGACAGTAGCATTACCGAGCAGTTTAGTATTTAA
- the pgsA gene encoding CDP-diacylglycerol--glycerol-3-phosphate 3-phosphatidyltransferase, protein MNLPNSITLSRLLGLPLILYWLHQGTEIERWLSLIIFLIAASTDWLDGYLARKLNQITELGKFLDPLVDKLLVLAPLLALIEMDLIAAWGVFLILARELAIAGWRINPNLTGNSDIKGANWWGKSKTVSQIVAIALLIAPLPSEYNLISQFAFWLSVTLTLISGVIYVIPSQKLTQN, encoded by the coding sequence ATGAACCTACCCAACTCGATTACCCTATCGCGACTCTTGGGACTGCCATTAATTTTATACTGGTTGCACCAAGGCACAGAAATCGAGCGCTGGTTAAGTTTAATTATCTTTCTAATTGCTGCCAGCACCGATTGGCTCGATGGTTATCTAGCGCGAAAATTAAATCAAATCACCGAATTAGGTAAATTTCTAGATCCTTTGGTCGATAAATTGCTGGTTCTCGCTCCTCTTTTAGCTCTGATTGAAATGGATTTAATTGCTGCTTGGGGAGTATTTTTGATTCTTGCTCGGGAATTAGCGATCGCTGGTTGGCGCATTAATCCGAATTTAACAGGAAATAGCGACATAAAAGGGGCTAATTGGTGGGGAAAAAGCAAAACAGTCAGCCAAATTGTCGCTATCGCTCTCTTAATTGCTCCCTTGCCTTCTGAATATAACTTAATTTCTCAGTTCGCTTTTTGGCTATCAGTAACATTAACTTTAATTTCTGGGGTGATTTATGTCATACCCAGCCAAAAATTAACCCAAAATTGA
- a CDS encoding sigma factor-like helix-turn-helix DNA-binding protein: MSVRYFYTTIKAIEGDRVFWCEVPQLRKSINAIARSVANDEAVYFYLWQWLQNEPNNQLVKSHWMVFLQYRSCMVTQRVYQNVGHRIDADYETLFYYLLNLLATAIIFYGNFQDNKTKPGFFRLILEKWTDKKLRNTLYNFLRGEYKTIGRTNLGIVSLFSANKIQKILRTSGIFTENHLLIFNCFREVKKASVRSLDKWQEEDWQQVIDRLQQLQPQVILTVEEVQAKLNQIGEIMRNHIDPSYSRFELNNYDDNSNYFWENLPSQKPSKDLLQQQEIQEDINKLLITLEDEVKQIVYCYYHQKMTQAQIANRLGVHSSTISREITQLCKKFYQLLCAREGKDCPSLLNEIKLQSRQKQEIDAYLEYFCQSYLTQI; the protein is encoded by the coding sequence ATGAGCGTTAGGTACTTTTATACTACTATTAAAGCGATTGAAGGCGATCGAGTTTTCTGGTGCGAAGTACCACAATTAAGAAAATCGATCAATGCGATCGCTCGAAGCGTAGCCAATGATGAAGCGGTGTATTTTTATCTGTGGCAATGGTTACAGAATGAGCCTAATAACCAATTAGTCAAGTCTCATTGGATGGTTTTCTTACAATATCGCTCCTGTATGGTAACTCAAAGGGTCTATCAAAATGTTGGCCATCGGATCGATGCTGATTATGAAACCCTATTCTACTATTTGCTGAATTTGCTTGCCACGGCAATTATTTTTTACGGTAATTTTCAGGATAACAAGACCAAACCGGGATTTTTTCGCTTAATCTTAGAAAAATGGACAGATAAAAAATTGAGAAATACTCTCTATAATTTCCTGCGAGGAGAGTATAAAACTATCGGCAGGACTAATCTCGGTATAGTCAGTCTTTTTAGTGCGAATAAAATTCAAAAAATTTTACGAACATCGGGTATCTTTACCGAGAATCACCTGCTAATATTTAACTGTTTTCGAGAGGTTAAAAAAGCTTCTGTTAGATCATTGGATAAGTGGCAAGAGGAAGATTGGCAACAGGTAATCGATCGCTTGCAGCAGTTACAACCGCAAGTTATTCTCACCGTTGAGGAAGTGCAAGCAAAACTCAATCAAATAGGGGAGATAATGCGTAATCATATCGATCCTTCTTACTCTAGATTTGAGCTTAATAATTATGACGATAATAGCAATTACTTTTGGGAAAATCTCCCCAGTCAGAAGCCAAGTAAAGATTTACTACAACAGCAAGAAATCCAGGAAGATATTAATAAGTTATTAATCACTCTTGAGGATGAAGTTAAACAGATTGTATATTGTTACTATCATCAAAAGATGACGCAAGCACAGATCGCTAATCGATTGGGAGTTCACTCATCTACTATTAGTCGAGAAATAACCCAATTATGTAAAAAATTTTATCAGCTACTCTGTGCAAGGGAAGGCAAAGATTGTCCTAGTTTGTTAAATGAGATTAAATTACAATCTCGGCAAAAACAAGAGATCGATGCTTATCTAGAATATTTTTGTCAGTCCTACTTAACTCAAATCTAA